A single Henriciella sp. AS95 DNA region contains:
- a CDS encoding threonine ammonia-lyase: MSDKLPISLDDVKDAARILEGQIERTPMRRSRTLSAITGADVWVKFENMQFTAAFKERGALNKLARLTEEEKKVGVIAASAGNHAQGVAYHGRRLGIPVTIAMPVTTPFNKVEHTRAFGARVLLEGTTFDEAKEHAEMVRQREGLTWIHPFDDPLIMAGQGTAALEMFEDQPDFDMLVVPIGGGGLISGMATVAKAHNPDIKVIGVQASMYASMHAAVKGGQPAKGGASIAEGISVKQPGHLTQKVVEALVDDIVLVEEEHIERAITLFVDVEKTVAEGAGAAGLAALLAHPSKFAGKKVGLILCGGNIDTRLLASVLTRALVREKRLANIRIIGDDRPGLLGLVSKIIGDNGANIMEVAHNRIALDVPAKGAEFDILMETRDAQHTQEIIDALAQAGYPPRQN, encoded by the coding sequence ATGAGCGACAAGCTGCCGATAAGCCTAGACGATGTGAAGGATGCTGCCCGGATACTCGAGGGGCAGATTGAGCGCACACCCATGCGTCGCTCCCGCACGCTCTCGGCGATTACCGGCGCTGATGTCTGGGTGAAATTCGAGAACATGCAGTTCACAGCCGCCTTCAAGGAACGCGGCGCGCTGAACAAGCTTGCGCGGCTGACGGAAGAAGAAAAAAAGGTCGGCGTGATCGCCGCATCAGCCGGAAATCATGCGCAGGGCGTGGCCTATCATGGGCGGCGCCTGGGCATCCCGGTAACCATCGCAATGCCGGTGACCACACCGTTCAACAAGGTCGAACACACCCGCGCCTTCGGGGCCCGTGTCCTGCTGGAAGGCACGACCTTTGACGAAGCGAAAGAGCATGCCGAGATGGTGCGCCAGCGCGAAGGGCTCACCTGGATCCACCCGTTTGATGATCCTCTCATCATGGCTGGTCAGGGCACGGCAGCATTGGAAATGTTCGAAGACCAGCCGGATTTTGACATGCTCGTGGTGCCAATCGGTGGCGGCGGCCTGATCTCTGGTATGGCGACCGTGGCCAAGGCTCACAATCCCGACATCAAGGTTATCGGCGTTCAGGCGTCGATGTATGCGAGCATGCATGCGGCCGTGAAGGGCGGCCAGCCGGCAAAGGGCGGCGCGTCGATCGCTGAAGGCATCTCGGTCAAACAACCTGGGCACCTGACGCAGAAAGTTGTCGAGGCGCTTGTCGACGATATCGTCCTTGTCGAAGAGGAGCATATCGAAAGGGCGATCACCCTTTTTGTCGACGTTGAGAAGACCGTCGCAGAGGGGGCCGGCGCTGCCGGGCTTGCCGCGCTTCTGGCGCATCCGTCGAAGTTTGCCGGCAAGAAAGTCGGACTCATCCTGTGCGGCGGCAATATCGATACGCGTTTGCTTGCTTCGGTGCTGACACGTGCGCTGGTGCGCGAGAAGCGCCTCGCCAATATCCGGATCATTGGTGACGACCGTCCAGGCCTGCTTGGACTGGTTTCCAAGATTATCGGCGACAATGGCGCGAACATCATGGAAGTGGCCCACAACCGGATCGCGCTCGATGTGCCCGCCAAGGGCGCGGAGTTCGATATCCTGATGGAAACCCGCGATGCCCAGCACACGCAGGAGATCATCGACGCGCTGGCGCAGGCCGGCTATCCGCCGCGGCAGAACTAG
- a CDS encoding FKBP-type peptidyl-prolyl cis-trans isomerase: MLKYIIAPLAALGLVSCGGPSSSTDFDSFFPWDADMEGLQSTESGIKYYVVKEGPEDGASPSIDDVVQVFYDGRLTDGTKFDGNFGTGRPAMFGLKQVIPGWTQGLQLMSEGDEYIFFIPSELGYGQSPRPGGVIKPGDDLVFRIELMKVFQPKPADDAAWDRLTPWDSSNEDVQKTDSGLEYVVLESGDADGTSPAPNDTVVVLYEGRFAEGGEVFDSAYQRGEPIMFETNGVIPGWQEALSMMKPGDRWLVHIPSDLAYGARGAGNAIPPNTDLDFEVELIDVLPTE; encoded by the coding sequence ATGCTCAAATATATCATTGCCCCGCTCGCCGCCCTTGGACTCGTCAGTTGCGGAGGTCCGTCTTCCTCGACCGACTTCGATTCCTTCTTTCCGTGGGACGCGGATATGGAGGGCCTTCAGTCCACCGAGTCCGGCATCAAATACTATGTCGTCAAGGAAGGCCCGGAAGATGGTGCATCGCCCAGCATCGATGATGTGGTGCAGGTCTTCTATGATGGCCGCCTGACTGATGGCACCAAATTCGACGGCAATTTCGGCACCGGCCGCCCGGCCATGTTTGGTCTCAAGCAGGTTATTCCCGGCTGGACGCAGGGCCTTCAACTGATGTCAGAGGGCGACGAGTACATCTTCTTCATCCCGAGCGAACTTGGCTATGGCCAGAGCCCGCGCCCCGGCGGCGTCATCAAGCCGGGCGATGACCTGGTCTTCCGGATCGAGCTGATGAAGGTCTTTCAGCCCAAACCCGCAGATGATGCGGCCTGGGACCGGCTGACGCCTTGGGACTCGTCGAATGAAGACGTCCAGAAAACCGATTCGGGCCTTGAATATGTCGTCCTGGAGAGCGGCGACGCAGATGGTACAAGCCCGGCCCCAAATGATACGGTCGTTGTCCTGTATGAAGGCCGCTTCGCTGAGGGCGGAGAAGTCTTCGACAGCGCGTATCAGCGCGGCGAACCGATCATGTTCGAGACCAATGGCGTCATCCCCGGCTGGCAGGAAGCCCTGTCCATGATGAAACCGGGAGACCGCTGGCTGGTCCACATCCCGTCCGACCTTGCCTATGGCGCGAGAGGGGCCGGCAATGCCATTCCACCGAACACCGACCTCGACTTCGAGGTTGAGTTGATTGATGTGCTGCCAACGGAATAA
- a CDS encoding FKBP-type peptidyl-prolyl cis-trans isomerase, giving the protein MPGIIRQVGLAAVVLALAGCQSMPKMPAIGSAKASCHGIKPGSGPFIPPFPSACPDVQTSASGIQWIELVAGPEGKGSPEADATVIVAYEGYLAADGTRIDSSYARGEPAVFNIEDVIQGWTETLKRMSTGDEWVVFIPYQLAYGAAGRGDAIPPRSDLVFKIRLDGFLNPDEMEDANSKPASAGATGAFWNEFLPWDASREGVVRLKSGLSYFVIDAGDQSAGKVYAKDTVAIDYEARLEDTGAVIGSTWQQDQPLVVKAGDMIPGFAQMISLMKPGAVWIGRVPSAIGYGKEGVDGIIPPNADLIYLVNLIAVNPR; this is encoded by the coding sequence ATGCCAGGTATCATTCGTCAGGTCGGACTAGCCGCTGTCGTGCTCGCCTTGGCCGGCTGCCAGTCCATGCCGAAAATGCCGGCAATCGGTTCAGCCAAGGCCAGCTGTCATGGCATCAAGCCGGGCTCTGGCCCGTTCATCCCGCCCTTCCCTTCGGCCTGCCCGGACGTGCAGACCAGCGCGAGTGGGATCCAGTGGATTGAGCTTGTCGCTGGCCCGGAAGGCAAAGGCTCCCCTGAAGCCGACGCGACGGTCATCGTCGCCTATGAGGGCTATCTTGCGGCCGATGGCACGCGCATTGACAGCTCTTATGCGCGTGGAGAACCGGCGGTCTTCAATATCGAAGACGTGATCCAGGGCTGGACCGAGACACTGAAGCGTATGAGCACAGGCGATGAGTGGGTCGTGTTCATTCCCTATCAGCTGGCCTATGGCGCAGCCGGGCGCGGTGATGCCATCCCGCCGCGCAGCGATCTCGTCTTCAAGATCCGCCTGGACGGCTTTCTCAACCCCGATGAGATGGAAGACGCCAACTCAAAACCGGCTTCTGCAGGTGCCACAGGGGCGTTCTGGAATGAATTCCTGCCATGGGACGCATCACGCGAAGGCGTCGTTCGTCTGAAATCGGGGCTTTCATACTTCGTGATCGATGCAGGCGATCAGAGCGCCGGCAAGGTGTACGCCAAGGACACGGTTGCGATCGACTATGAGGCCCGCCTTGAGGATACCGGTGCTGTCATCGGATCGACCTGGCAACAGGACCAGCCACTGGTCGTCAAAGCCGGCGACATGATCCCCGGATTTGCCCAGATGATAAGCCTGATGAAGCCCGGCGCCGTCTGGATCGGCCGGGTGCCCTCAGCCATTGGCTACGGCAAGGAAGGCGTTGACGGTATCATTCCGCCCAATGCGGATCTGATCTATCTGGTCAATCTTATTGCGGTGAATCCCCGTTAG